One Rhodoferax sp. GW822-FHT02A01 genomic window, CGCCAAGGCCGCCGAATGGATGCGCACCAATGTGCCGGGCATCCACATTCCGGATTCCGTGGTCAAGCGCATGGCCGGGGCCGAAAAGCCCGCCCAGGAAGGCCGCCAGATCTGCATTGACCTGATTCAGGAGATCCAGGAAATCAAGGGCGTGTCGGGCGTGCATGTCATGGCCTACCGCCAGGAAGAATCCGTAGCCGAAATCATTCAGAAATCCGGTGTACTCAAGGGGCGCGTCCCTTGGTACCCCGAACGCGATACCCATCAGACACTAACAAAGGAAACAACGTGACCGATACCATCATCAGCTCCGCCACCAAAGAAGTGGTGATCGGCTTTGACCGCCCCTTCGTCATCATCGGCGAACGCATCAACCCCACAGGCCGCAAGATCATGGCGGCCGAAATGCTGGCCGGTGACTACAGCCGCGTCGTGGCCGATGCATTGGCCCAGGTGGAAGCCGGTGCGCACATGCTGGACGTCAACGCCGGCATCCCGCTGGCTGATGAACCCGGCATGCTGGCCAAGGCCATCCAGCTGGTGCAGTCCGTCACCGACGTGCCGCTCAGCATCGACTCCTCCATCGTCGCCGCGCTGGAAGCCGGTCTGGCCGTCTACAAGGGCAAGGCCCTGGTGAACTCGGTCACCGGCGAGGAAGACCGCCTGGAAACCGTGTTGCCGCTGGTCAAGAAATACGGCGCCGCCGTAGTGGCCATCTCCAACGATGAAACCGGCATCTCCCAGGACCCCGACGTGCGTTTTGCCGTCGCCAAGAAGATTGTGGAGCGCGCATCCGACTACGGCATCCCCGCCTCCGACATCGTGGTGGACCCGCTGGTCATGCCCATTGGCGCCATCAACCAGGCTGGCGTGCAGGTCATGCAACTGGTGCACCGCCTCAAGACCGAGCTCAAGGTCAACACCACTTGTGGCGCATCCAACGTGAGCTTCGGCCTGCCCGAGCGCAACGGCGTGAACGCGGCTTTCCTGACCATGGCCATCGCCTCGGGCATGACATCTGCTATCACCAACCCCTTGCACGCCGAAGTGGTCAAGGCCATCATGGGTGCCGACGTGATGATGGGCCACGACCCTGACTGCATGCGCTGGATCCGCAAGTTCCGTGAAGCGCCTGCCATGGGCGCCGACGGTGAAATGGGCCGCGGCCGCCGCGAAGGTGGTAGCCGCCGCCGCCGCGAGTAATCCCTCTTCCGCGTGATTCGTGCATTCGTCAGGAGCCTGTGATTGAGCAATAAAGACCCCTTGGTCGTTTTCACCCCTTCGGGGCGCCGTGGTCGTTTCCCCCTGGGCACACCGGTGCTGCAGGCAGCGCGCTCTTTGGGCGTGGACATTGACTCCGTCTGCGGAGGCCGCGGCATCTGCGGCCGCTGCCAGGTGCTGGTATCCGAGGGCGAGTTCCCCAAGCACGGCCTCACCTCCAAGGTGGAAAACCTCTCGCCCGTGGGCAAGGTGGAGCAGGAATACTGCGTCACCCAACCGCTGGCCGAAGGCCGCCGTCTGTCGTGCTCGGCCCAGATCCTGGGTGATGTGGTGATCGACGTCCCCTCCAGCAGCCAGGTGCACAAGCAGGTGGTGCGCAAGGAAGCCGAAGCACACGATGTGGAGCTGGACCCGCTGATCCGTCTGCACTATGTGGAAGTGCAGCAGCCTGACATGCACGACCCCAGTGGCGACCTGCGCCGCCTGGAAGACGCGCTGGAATTCGAATGGCGTCTGACCGATCTGGCCTGTGACGTCATCGTGGTCCAGCAATTGCAGAAGGCCCTGCGCGCCGGTGAGTGGAAGGTTACGGTGGCGGTGCATGCGGGCCATCAGATCGTGGCGGTCTGGCCCGGCTTCAAGGAACACGTCTACGGCCTGGCCGTGGACATTGGCTCCACCACCATAGCCGCCCACCTGTGCAACCTGGCATCGGGTGAAGTGGTGGCCTCGGCGGGGCTGATGAATCCGCAGATCCGCTTCGGCGAGGATCTGATGAGCCGCGTGTCCTACGTGATGATGAATCCGGGCGGCGACAAGGAAATGACGGCTGCCGTGCGCGAGGCACTCAACACCTTGGCCACCGAAGTGGCGGCCCAGGCCGGCATCACGCCGCAGGACATCCTGGAAGCCACCTTTGTCGGCAACCCCATCATGCACCACCTGCTGCTGGGCATTGACCCCACCGAACTGGGTGGCGCACCGTTTGCGTTGGCAACCGACCGCGCCATCACCCTGTGGGCGGTGGAGATTGACTTTGCCATCCACCGCAACGCCCGCATCTATGTGCTGCCCTGCATTGCAGGACACGTGGGTGCGGACACTGCCGGTGTGCTGCTGGCCGAACGCCCAGACCTCACCGACAAGATCACCCTGCTGGTGGACGTGGGCACCAATGCCGAAATCGTGCTGGGAAACAACCAGCGCCTGCTGGCCTGCTCCAGCCCCACCGGCCCGGCCTTTGAGGGCGCGCAGATCAGCTGCGGCCAGCGCGCGGCACCTGGCGCCATCGAGCGTGTGCGCATCGATCCGCAGACGCTGGAGCCGCGCTTCAAGGTGATCGGTTCCGACCTGTGGTCCGACGAGCCCGGTTTTGCCGAAGCGGTAGCAGGCACCGGTGTCACCGGCGTGTGCGGCTCCGGCATCATCGAGGCGCTGGCCGAGATGTACCTGGCCGGCATCATCCGCCACGACGGCACCATCGACGGCGCCCTGGCCGCGCGCAATCCGCGTATTCAGGAAGATGGCCGCACCTTCTCCTACGAGCTGTACAAGGCCACGGCCGAGGCCCGCGCCCTCAAGATCATGCAAAACGATGTGCGCGCCATCCAGCTGGGCAAGGCTGCGCTGTATGCTGGCGTGCGCCTGCTGATGGAGCGGCTCAACATCAGCACGGTGGACCGCATCCGTCTGGCCGGTGCCTTTGGCAGCCACATCGACGTGAAATACGCCATGGTGCTGGGCATGATTCCCGACTGCCGCCTGGACCACGTCTCCTCGGCGGGCAATGCCGCCGGTACCGGGGCACGCATCGCGCTGCTGGACCAGCGCTCACGCAAGGACATCGAGGCGCTGGTGCGCCGGGTAGAAAAAATCGAAACGGCGGTGGAGCCACGCTTCCAGGAATTCTTTGTGGAGGCCATGGCCATTCCGCACCTGAACGCGCCGTTTGAAGAATTGCGCAAGGCAGTGCAACTGCCTGAGCGAACCATGTCCAGCACCGAACCCAACCAACGAGGGCGCAGACCCTCGCGGCGCGACCCCAAGCCCTCCTAGGGCTTGGCGAAAACCGGCAACAGCGTAAGTCCTTTTTTTACAGGAGTGTCCCCATGAAGATGAAAGTAGCAGGAATCGTCACCGCCATTGCAGCCCTGGCTGCCCAATCCGCACTCGCCGATGACGCGAGCTGCAAGACCGTGCATTTCGCCGACGTCGGCTGGAGTGACATCGCAGCCACCACCGGCATGGCGTCCGTGGTGCTCGAAGGCCTGGGTTACAAGCCCACCGTCACCATCGCCTCCATTCCAATTGCATTCGCCGGGATGAAGAAGAAGCAGATCGACGTGTTCCTGGGCTACTGGAATCCTTCCATGACTCCGCAGATCGAGCCCTTCGTGAAGGCCGGTGACATCAAGGTGCTGGACACGCCCAACCTGGTGGGTGCCAAGTACACCCTGGCCGTACCTACCTACCTGTTTGACAAGGGCTTGAAGACCTTTGCCGACATCGCCAAGTTCGAGAAGGACCTGGGCGGCAAGATCTATGGCATCGAACCCGGCAACGACGGCAACGCCCTGATCGCCGGCATGATCAAGGACAACAAGTTCGGCCTGAAGAACTTCAAGATGGTCGAATCCTCAGAAGCCGGCATGCTGATCGAAGCCCAGCGCGCCATCAAGGACAACAAGGCCATCGTCTTCCTGGGCTGGGAACCCCACCCCATGAACGTGCAGATGAAGATGAGCTACCTCTCCGGTGGCGACGACATCTTCGGACCCAACCTGGGCGAAGCCAAGGTTTATACCGCCATTCCTCCCTCGTATGAGAAGAAGTGCCCCAACGTCTACACCTTCCTGAAGAACCTGCAGTTCACCACCGACATCGAGAACCAGGTCATGGGTCCCATCCTGAAGAAGGTCAAGCCCAATGTCGCTGCCAAGGACTACCTCAAGAAGAACCCCGGCACCGTGGACAAATGGCTGGCTGGCGTGACGACCTTGGATGGCAAGGACGGTTTGGCAGCAGTCAAGGCCGCGCTGAAGTAAGCACCCCGCTTTTTTACGGTGCACACTCCGACGCGGCCTGGCCGGGTCGGAGTTTTTTTATTGGGGCTTTGCAAGCCCGCAAGGATTGATATGAGTGAAGCAAGCATTTCCAGTTTCGTGAACGGCAAACACCTGCAAGGCGGTGGCGAGCGTTTTGATTCCATCAACCCCGCCACCGGCAAGGCCTATGCTGCGGTGCATGACGCAACGCAAGCCGACGTGGACGCAGCTGTTGCCGCTGCGCAAGCCGGCTTTGCCGTGTGGTCAGCCATGACTGGCACCGAGCGCGGGCGCATTCTGCGCCGCGCCGCCGACATCCTGCGCAGCCGCAACGAGGAGCTTGCTGCACTCGAAGTGCAAGACTGCGGCAAGCCACTGCAAGAAGCGCTGGTGGTGGACGTGATGAGCGGCGCTGACTGCATCGAGTACTTCGCCGGCGCAGCGGCCACCCTCACCGGCCAGCAGTACCCGCTGAAGAACGCCTTTGCCTACACCCGCAAGGAGCCCCTGGGCGTGTGCGTGGGCATTGGCGCCTGGAACTATCCCATCCAGATTGCCTGCTGGAAATCGGCCCCCGCGCTGGCCGCCGGCAACGCCATGATCTTCAAACCTTCCGAGCTGACCCCGGCCACCGCCGTGAAGCTGGCCGAGGTCTACCTCGAAGCCGGTGTACCGCCGGGCGTGTTCAACGTGCTGCAGGGCCGCGGCGCCACCGGTGCCATGCTGGCCGCACACGAAGGCGTGGCCAAGGTATCCGTCACCGGCTCGGTTCCCACCGGCAAGAAGGTAATGCAGACCGCCGCCGGAACCCTCAAGCGCGTGACCATGGAGCTCGGTGGCAAATCGCCCCTGGTGATCTTTGACGACGCCGACCTGGAGCAGGCAGTGGCCGCGGCCATGATGGGCAATTTCTACACCCAGGGCGAGGTCTGCACCAACTGCACCCGCGTCTTCGTGCAGCGCGGCATTGCCGATAAGTTCCTGGCCCGCCTGAAAGAGCGCACACTGCTGCTACGCGTGGGCGACCCCATGGACCCGGTAACTGAAGTGGGTGCACTGATCTCCGAAGCCCACACCGCCAAGGTGATGGACTACATCGCCAGCGGCAAGGCCGAAGGCGCGACTCTGGTCTGCGGCGGCGAGCGTGTGGCCGTGCCCGGCCTGGGCTCCAATTTCGTGGCGCCCACCATCTTTGCCGACTGCAAGGACGAGATGCGCATCGTGCGCGAAGAGATCTTTGGCCCGGTGCTGTCCATGCTGACCTTCGATACCGAAGAAGAAGCTGTGGCCCGCGCCAACCTGTCGCGCTTCGGCCTGGCTGCCGGCGTGTTCACCACCAACATCCAGAAGGCCCACCGCGTGGCGGGCCAGCTCAAGGCGGGCATCTGCTGGATCAACAACTACAACATCACACCCATCGAGATGCCGTTTGGCGGCGTGGGCGAATCCGGCATCGGCTCCGAGAACAGCATGGCCGCGCTGGACCACTACACGCAGCTCAAGACGGTGTATGTGGAGATGGGTGAAGTGGCTACCGGTTATCGCTGAAACCCCCTTCCTTTTTTGGGCCAACGTGGTAATTCATTGCACTCCAGGTCATAGGTCACTTCGGACACAGGACGGCATGGCACTCTGCGCCGTCCGTGTCCCCCGGCCTTCGGCCT contains:
- a CDS encoding methyltetrahydrofolate cobalamin methyltransferase, yielding MTDTIISSATKEVVIGFDRPFVIIGERINPTGRKIMAAEMLAGDYSRVVADALAQVEAGAHMLDVNAGIPLADEPGMLAKAIQLVQSVTDVPLSIDSSIVAALEAGLAVYKGKALVNSVTGEEDRLETVLPLVKKYGAAVVAISNDETGISQDPDVRFAVAKKIVERASDYGIPASDIVVDPLVMPIGAINQAGVQVMQLVHRLKTELKVNTTCGASNVSFGLPERNGVNAAFLTMAIASGMTSAITNPLHAEVVKAIMGADVMMGHDPDCMRWIRKFREAPAMGADGEMGRGRREGGSRRRRE
- a CDS encoding choline ABC transporter substrate-binding protein; protein product: MKMKVAGIVTAIAALAAQSALADDASCKTVHFADVGWSDIAATTGMASVVLEGLGYKPTVTIASIPIAFAGMKKKQIDVFLGYWNPSMTPQIEPFVKAGDIKVLDTPNLVGAKYTLAVPTYLFDKGLKTFADIAKFEKDLGGKIYGIEPGNDGNALIAGMIKDNKFGLKNFKMVESSEAGMLIEAQRAIKDNKAIVFLGWEPHPMNVQMKMSYLSGGDDIFGPNLGEAKVYTAIPPSYEKKCPNVYTFLKNLQFTTDIENQVMGPILKKVKPNVAAKDYLKKNPGTVDKWLAGVTTLDGKDGLAAVKAALK
- the betB gene encoding betaine-aldehyde dehydrogenase, producing MSEASISSFVNGKHLQGGGERFDSINPATGKAYAAVHDATQADVDAAVAAAQAGFAVWSAMTGTERGRILRRAADILRSRNEELAALEVQDCGKPLQEALVVDVMSGADCIEYFAGAAATLTGQQYPLKNAFAYTRKEPLGVCVGIGAWNYPIQIACWKSAPALAAGNAMIFKPSELTPATAVKLAEVYLEAGVPPGVFNVLQGRGATGAMLAAHEGVAKVSVTGSVPTGKKVMQTAAGTLKRVTMELGGKSPLVIFDDADLEQAVAAAMMGNFYTQGEVCTNCTRVFVQRGIADKFLARLKERTLLLRVGDPMDPVTEVGALISEAHTAKVMDYIASGKAEGATLVCGGERVAVPGLGSNFVAPTIFADCKDEMRIVREEIFGPVLSMLTFDTEEEAVARANLSRFGLAAGVFTTNIQKAHRVAGQLKAGICWINNYNITPIEMPFGGVGESGIGSENSMAALDHYTQLKTVYVEMGEVATGYR
- a CDS encoding ASKHA domain-containing protein, with product MSNKDPLVVFTPSGRRGRFPLGTPVLQAARSLGVDIDSVCGGRGICGRCQVLVSEGEFPKHGLTSKVENLSPVGKVEQEYCVTQPLAEGRRLSCSAQILGDVVIDVPSSSQVHKQVVRKEAEAHDVELDPLIRLHYVEVQQPDMHDPSGDLRRLEDALEFEWRLTDLACDVIVVQQLQKALRAGEWKVTVAVHAGHQIVAVWPGFKEHVYGLAVDIGSTTIAAHLCNLASGEVVASAGLMNPQIRFGEDLMSRVSYVMMNPGGDKEMTAAVREALNTLATEVAAQAGITPQDILEATFVGNPIMHHLLLGIDPTELGGAPFALATDRAITLWAVEIDFAIHRNARIYVLPCIAGHVGADTAGVLLAERPDLTDKITLLVDVGTNAEIVLGNNQRLLACSSPTGPAFEGAQISCGQRAAPGAIERVRIDPQTLEPRFKVIGSDLWSDEPGFAEAVAGTGVTGVCGSGIIEALAEMYLAGIIRHDGTIDGALAARNPRIQEDGRTFSYELYKATAEARALKIMQNDVRAIQLGKAALYAGVRLLMERLNISTVDRIRLAGAFGSHIDVKYAMVLGMIPDCRLDHVSSAGNAAGTGARIALLDQRSRKDIEALVRRVEKIETAVEPRFQEFFVEAMAIPHLNAPFEELRKAVQLPERTMSSTEPNQRGRRPSRRDPKPS